TAAAGACCTTTAGTGAATTGAgcttgaattttaaaattaagtcaAATTGTTAATAAACCAAACTCAATTTTTGTGAGCATAACTTAAATTTGGTCAAATTTAACTTAGCTCACTTCCGTCTGTAATactcattatatatttttataaaatactaaattattaGACATACACAGAACTCAAATAATCATGTTAAAATCTGATCACATGATTATTCTTCAAGTGTtattattactaaaaaaattgaaaccCCTTAAACACTTCTCCAAATACGAAATTAGTGCATCATTGCTCAAGAACACATGATCAAAATAGCTTAAAGAGTGAGGACCTTGAAGCTTTTTGATGTCCAAGCCAGTGTTGCATATGGACCCCAATGGCATCCAAGTAAAAGCTGCTCCTCCCATGAAGACCAACCACCTTGCCCTCTGTAGTGGTTGAGGTGAAGAATTTCCCTACTTCTTCACCATATGGACCATATTGCCCTCTGCTGGTAGTGAAAGTCAGTGATTTGATAATTATATGCTTCTCATCCTTAGTGATTGATCCATAGTAGCCAGATATACAACTAAGGACTTCATGTGGATACTCCAGTTTTATCTACAATCACAATTAGAATAGAAGAATGATCAAGTTCATTTTGTACTGAAAGCATATTTCAGGATCAACTCCTTCTAAATTTTACACCATGTGCACTTTAGCCCCCTAAACTTTAGAAATGTGCAAGCCGACTCTTAAGGGTGCGTTTGGTTTAagttttcattttctgttttcacttttagtgtttttagtttttagaattttgtgAACAAAGGTATTTGTAAACCTTTGCTTGGGTATTTTTGGGTAGAACGCACATTTAGAGAAGTTCAGGGATTGATTTGTACATGGTGTAAAGTTAAGGAGGGTAAAGTGCAACTAACCCATAATTTAATATCAAATCTAATCTTCACAATTAAGAGGAGTGTTCTAAGGAAAGGAAAGGAAGAAGTGAAACATGCATGAAGAAAGTGGAAGCTACAAAACATACCCTGTGCATGGTGTCTCCTCCATTGCCACCATGCTTTACAGACCATACAGATTGCTTATTTCTGTCATATTCAATTTGAATAGAGCAAATGCCTTCTTTGTCTTTTGTCAGATAAATCTGCTTGATGGCCGAAAAGACGCCATCGTCCCAAGGTCGACCTCCATCTCCACCCCACGGGCCTGGTCCACACGGAGCTGGTTCTTTGATTACGCCACAAGAAACCTTGGAAAGAAGGGGCAAATTAAATGGGGTAAGCAATAAAAATAGATAACAAAATTCTTAAATGCATGGAATATCTTCAAAAAggttatttataaaaaaagtatTGTGTAAATGAATGAGGGATATATACCTCTTCTGCTGCTCCTGGTTTAGCTAGCATCAATTTGGTAGCTGTGATCTCTCTGGGAGGTGTTGCCGCTGGCACGATAACTTTCCCTTCGGCTACATGAACACCAATAGCATCTAGGAATAGACCTTTTCTCCCATGAATGCCAAGCACTTTACCTTCTTTCTCCTTTGTGGTGAAATAAGTTCCTTGTTCATCCCCAAATGGACCATACTTCCTCTTACTTGTGTGGAAAGTAAGCGATTTTATAACAATAGGTCCCATGTACATCATAGGTCCATAGTAACCAGATATATGTGTCAGCGCTTCATAAGGGAAATCAAATACTATCTGCAAAATGATGTACAAGAATCACTTAACAAATCAAATCTGGTTTCCTTATATTACTAAATAAAGCTTGATTTGCATGTAAACTTGACATTCACCTTATCTGTTTTGAATCCTCCTGTCCCACCTTGTTTGTATCCCCAAATGGACTCTCCTTCATAATCATACAAAACTCTAATCCATACAATTCCAACGTTACGCGACAAGTTGATTTGCCTGATTCCAGTATAGCATCCGTCGTCGAAAAGAATTCCACCAGTGCCACCACATGCCTTGTATTTGACCACGCCTGCGACCTTTGGAGGCAACTTCTCCAATTGTGCTGTCTGAAACAAAGACATATTCTAACCTCTAAGGTTTAGTTGTGTGCAGAAGCCAAAACACCAAAGAGATTATTGATTCATGCTCTCATACCTTTTCTTTCTGTTCTATATTGTTGTATTCTTTGATGTGCGAAATCTTCCCAGGAACATTATTAGTTTGAGACTCAGGCTCTTGTACCTTTTCTTTGTGTTCTGTATTTTTGGATTCTTTGATGTGAGAAATCTTCCTTGGGACATTGTTCGACTGAAGCATACCGAAATTGTCCTTCTGCCTTACAGCAAGAACAATATCATAGGTTTCGCCCACACTTCCTTGTATCACAGAAAAACCACCAAAATTATTAGTACTAGCAATCTGGTTCTGTGGCTGAACAAGAAGTTTGGAAGGCTTTGGTTGCTTCAAGGGCTTCATATATACTCCAATGGCATCTAGGTACCAATCACACTTGCCATGGAACCCAACAATCTTGGTCCCACTCGCTGACACTGAAAAGTGTGTCCCTTGTTCAACACCAAATGGTCCATAAGATTTCTTGTTACTCACGAAACTTAGTGACCGAACAAAGTTTGGCCCCCATTGGTTTAAGCTACCATAATATCCATGAACTGAAGTTAAGAACTCATCAGGGTAATCAAGCTTCACCTGTGACAAGTTTGTAGATAGTAGTATGCTAAGTTTAACCATACAACCATAATTTCCTTTGCCCAATGTGGCAAATTATAGGTGCTTGTGTTTCTGAATTGGCTTGAAAAGATAAATTCAGACAAAAAGGAACACGATTTTCCTActtgatttttgttttgaaatttgatttttgtcCGAAGTTAATCTGTTCAGTGTTTTTCGGAAAAGAAATTATATTTTCAATTTaagaaaattataattttgatgTACCGAAGCAATTTTATACATACATCCAATTATGTAACACAACATCAACAAAATAATTACCTTTTATATTAATCGCGTGAATGatcatttaaaaaaacaaaTGTGATTCAACGATAGTGTAACAATGGGTCAATGTAAAAGAGTTTTACACGTGCATCTAATCACGTAAAGTTACGTCAGCAAAATCAACTACTTTTTACATCAAACTCGTGAATGGGTCATCTAAAAGAATGGATGTAATTGGATAAAAACCATATAAAGATTAGTGTAAAATAGTTTTATACGTGTATCCAATAACATAGTGCCACGTCAGCAAAAGTAACTACTTTTAACATTGACTGCATGAATGGTCGTTCGAAAAGAACGGATGTGATTAAAAGACGTATAAAACGTTTTGCAGCATCAAATTTAAACTTTTCTTTTATggtaaaaaaaaagttgaaattAACACACTATATCACAAGATTAACTAGCTAAGGATATGAAACCTTTACCCTATCAGTTTTGTGGCCGCCACTTCCACCGTGCTTCTGTGACCAGATAGAGGACCCTTTTTTGTCATAttcaatctgaatggagtcAATTCCTGTCCCATGAGCTATCACCAGTTGCCTTACACCAGAGTACACCCCATCATCCCAATGTGATCCTCCGCTTCCTCCCCATGGCCCATGTGATGCAGGTTTCTTCACCGAATCATCAAAATTCTGCACCCAAAAACATCATGTAATTCCAAGTTGTTAACAAGAGGTGGCAAAGACAAAGTTGTTGAATAAAATCTTTGAGATAACATATGCTTCAAGCATGTACTAccatcttcttctacttgtgTTAGAAGAAACTAATATAACAAAGTATGGAGCTTGGAAACACCACAATGGAAGTGATATTGTTTATTTGGGTAGCAACGGGAAGGAACAAGATCAATTTATGGCCGCGGGAAGTGTCTGATTGTGGGACAGGACTATGTTTAGAAAATTAATATAGATGAGGATCTATGTGGAAGAAGCTATTCTGGTTCCACCATGGAGGGAAGGGGTTGAAAGGCAGGGAATCAGGTCCCCCCAATAGAAATCACactctttgaaatcaatcagaGAAAGTTGCAaatgaactttttttttttttctggggAAACATTTTCTTTCCACAATATTATTCCCCATACTAAGAATCATATGATtgagagaaaaggaaaagatttACCACTGAAAAAGCGTGATAATTGCATATTCTACCACATCTGTGAATGGAACGGTACAGCTTTCTCTGTTTCTGTTATGTATGATAATTGCATATTCAACCCCACTTTATGTTAGTTGTGAAACTTTTTTCAGCCATAATATGCTGCTTATTATTAATAGAAGAATCTGGTACCTTCATTCATGATTAATATTGACCAAACTGATGGAAACCTGTTAAAGTTCAAGAACTTGAGTGATTACAACATCACTATTCACTTCTTTTATTACAGATACCCCCTTTCCTATATCACATAATCAATCATCAATACTTCATTTTGGTGCCCTTTAGTCCCAATCACTTTCTAATACCTAAAAGATTATGACTTAAAACCTCCCAACCTTTTACGGATAATTATATATTGGCTAGCTCATGCTTCACGGCTAAAGGGTTTTAGTGACCATTATAACATTCACCGATAAAACTCCTTTTAGTGGctgcaaaaaaaaattataacttttaGAGACTATTACTCTCAGTGATTTGTATGgtcactaaaattaattttaaaattgtcatATTATTTGCTTATAGTTGTCATTTTGTTGCCCCTAAAACTTTAAAACTTTTCTTAGTTCTACTCACTGCTACATGAGAGATAAcaatctatatttttataaattttaaaattatttttaccaaCAATTATTATCACTTGtacataatatacatatatttaaattaattctaacaaaaataaaatatttaattaaattaacaaTGTCAATAACAAGTTTAcaatatttatcaaaaaaaaaaattcctatTAATCCCACTGCTTGGGTATGCTTCTATCATAGCAACACCAAAAACAACATCATTTACTGTTTTTGACAGTACCCTATTTTGAACAAACTTATCTGTGATCTCGAAAGAATAAAAAATCAGACAAGATCATGGAGTGTTCTATATATTTCTAATGTTCATGATATCTGCAACATGGGTTGAACATATCGAGCAGAAGctgcaataaaataaaataattcattCCACTCAGAGTGAAAAAACCAACTAAAATTGCAGTTAGACCATAATCTAAGAAAAGTTAAGAAATCATCTAGATAGCAATTAGCTATTATTCAAGTATAGAGATAAATTTTAATCTAAGAACATGAAGAGTTTTACATAAATTCTAACATACCAATGAGACTTCCATCTGAATTTTCTTCAATGAAGGAGTATCATCAGTACAAGCAACCCTTTCATCATACAAGTTAACAGCATCTTTAACTGTCCAACTCCTCTTCTATTTCCAAGCCCTATGCCATCCATCTAGAGCTAAAAAAATGCATACCCGAAACTGAAGGTTTATAATTTAGAAATTGTAAtgctttatttttaactttatcCTAAGATAGTAGTAGCATCACTTTAAATTAGCAATTGCAATCCCAACATAAAGCAAAATTTTCCTTTTGCTGTCTAATTTCTTTTTACTGTTGCTTGGAATCtgctgaaaaaaaaaaagaaaaagaaaaatcaaattttgaggTGAAATCAAACGGAGAAAGAATAGATGGTACAAGATGGAGGGATTTTCATTGATTGGCTACTTAGGACATATTGCTACCTATCCatttatgattatttaatttctatGTAGATTTTTCATTAAAGTTACACAgactcttaaaatttttttcttggtACCACCTAGATTTTACTTTCATTAGTTTGTCTGGGTTTATAATAGTAAGTGTCCCTTCTCTTAAAAACTGAAAACTTGTGCCAAACATGGATTTTGTTATGTAAAATAACTTTCTGATATTTGCTATTTCAGATATCTTGAAGAATGTTATTGATTCGTCCTTCCAACAAGAGAGTAATTTATTTTATGCTAAGTTCTTTATGTTATGGCCTATAGAGTAtcaaacaaaagaaagagaagaatcaaATCATGTGTCAAATAGAGGATGCAAAATGCAGAACAAATTTATCAAACGTAGCAGTCCACTTAAAGTCTTGAAACTTACGTAAATATGAATCCTAAAACTCAACTTATAAGCAGAATTTCGGACCTAAACTATAAACTTAATTTGAGAATTTTGGAATAGCATATTTTATTttgcaaaaatatttttcctaGGTTGATCATGAGGAACTCGTATTATTAAAAGATTAATGAATAAAAGTGAATccaagaaaaatgaaaatagaagTTGGAAGATTCTTGTGAAACCAGGACATAAGCCTGGTCTTCCATAACATTCAGAATAAAGCACAAGAAAATGGACAATCCTACGTATGTGCTATGTAAGAAATTAACATCTTATAACAGTTTCCATATCCTCTACAACTATTCCAATTTGCTGTCTCAACACATTCTTTTATCACAAACTCCTATCACAGTTAAGctagtaaaaaaaaatacaaagtaCAGGCATTTGTTATCATTGTTTTGTGTACTAATAATTAATGCCTCATAGTTCATAGTATACATATCGTGGGGAAGGAACGATATGATATTAATGACGAGCACAAGATCTAACCTGTGAGATCTCAGGAGAGTCAGGACCATAAAGTTAGCATCTGTAAGGAGGATATTCCCGTCAGCATAGAGATCAAATATAACATAGTTTGCACTCTTCCTCAATCCAaattgaaagagaataatcTGCTGCAgtttaaagaaaacaaaaatcaaattataaaatatataataaatttctataaaataataGGGGAACAAAAAGGTAGGGGTAATACCCTATCGTAGCCAAGCTTCCTAACATCTCCAAGCCTCCAAGTCCAAATGTGCTTCCTCAATTTGAGAATAAAACCAGAAGGGGTGTTGCTCTTGTCACTATAATCATCATAGTATCAAACAACCATTTAAAAAGAACAACTCAACTCAAGTGGCCCTTTATGATTGAATGTAGAAAACAGAACTTGTGTCTGCTGATGATTACTCTTGTGTAGAGCATCATTGTGTAAACCAAACGTTGGCTCTGATTAATTAATCATCTGCCTTGATCAGTTAAGGATTAGATTGATTCAAAGTAGACATATTAGGCTATCCATGGGTTTAAGGCTAAGCTTCAAAAGTTTTACGTAGTGGATATCATCAAACTAATGGATATCTTCAAAGTAGAAAGGTTTTACAATCTGTCTATCAAACTAATGGATATCTATAAACCATATGCCGTGTCTGTACAATCTATCTATCAAACATTCAAATCTTCCATCCAGAAAGTATCATAATATATTAATCTGCCTGTACAATAACCAAATGGAGTTGGATACAGTTTAATATGTAAACAATGTAAAAAGCGAAGCCAAAAACTTGTGTGTTAAAGGTTTATTTTCATAAAGTAGATTTGTTCAGAAACCAACATACAAGAACAACTATACATATGATAGAATTTCATAAATTTTTATGTAATCTATTCACATAAAAAATAGATTCTCTCTCACATATTTTCCCTCTACCAATAATCCTGACAAGAACAGTAGCCACCTTTAAAATGGTGTAAGCAATTTGAATCACTTAAGTATATTTCACATCCATATGCCAACGATAAATTCTTGGCAGTGTCATGGCATTCTCTACACATTCTCAAATTTTTTACTATTCGTAAAACTTGAGGTCCTTCATGATGAGAATCTAGTAAAGCAAATGCAAATGCAAGTTTTTCACTATGTACAATGCTACCATGTTCCTCATCTTCTTCCTCAATGGAAGGCAAATTGCCAGAAATGGAAGCGTTGACATTTACCGCTACCCGTTTTAGCCAAGAGCGTAGCTTGTCCAAGTATGTCTTAGACTGATAACCAACTACAAAAGTATGAACCATGTTTTTCCTTTCAATCCAGCACTGCCCAAGCGGTATCTTTACAGCCTTTTCTTTCTCCAACCTTGTAAGTTTTGGGGCTTCCCAAGACTTCCCACATAGGTAATATGCCTGAGAAAGTAAAAGCTGAGTTAAATTATTTCCAGGTTCCAACTCAAGCATGCGTTCTCCGGCAAGGATAGCCAATCCAAAATTTCGGTGACACCTGCTGGCAGCAAACAAGGCAGCCCATATGGTGGAAGTAGGCTCAATGGGCATGTTTTCGATAAACTCCAGTGCTTCAGCAAGTTTACCTGAACGACCAAGCAAATAGACCATTGCATAATAATGCTCCAGACTCGGCCTAATCTGATATGCTTCACTGATGCTGGAGAAAGTATGCTTCCCCTCATCTAACATTCCAACATCACTATAAGCTAAGATAATACTTGCAAAAGTACCTCTACTCGGTTCAAGTCCTTCCCTCCTCATCTGACCATAAAGATCAAGAGCAAACTCTGACTGGCCATGTAAAACATAACCTGCAATCAGAGTATTCCAACTGATTATATCTTTTGATGACAATccatcaaatatttttcttgcATACATCATGTTTCCTGACTTAGCATAAGTGTCAATGAATATATTTGATACATATGCTTCAGATATGAAATTTCTACGCACTGCGCAACAGTGGATTTCTTTCACTTTGTTTGCGGCCACTAAATTTGCACAAGCAGGAAGAATACTTAGCATTGAAACTGTGTTCGGAGAAGTGTGGTAAGACTGCATCTGCCGAAATATCTGCAAACCCTTGTCCAGTAGTCCTTTTTGCAGGTATCCAGAAATTATCGCATTCCATGATGCTGCATTTCGTTTAACTTTCCCATCTTTCTCAATCCTTTGTAAAAGATCCAAGGCCCGATCCTCATCATCATTTTGCATATATCCTGTGATCATTATATTCCATGTAACAACATTAGGAGGTGAATCAGATTCCTGCATTTTCATAAACAAATCATGGGCTTTGCCACAGAAACCAGCTTGGCAATATCCTCCAATAATTGAATTCCAAGAATAAACATCTCTCTCTAACATCATATCGAAAACTCGCTGAGCAGCTTCCAGATTACCACACTTGGAATACATGTCAATCAGTGAATTACCAACTACCAGATCATCACCCAAACCCAACTTCATAGCAAGAGAATGGATTTCTGATCCTGCATATAGTGATTTTACAGATGCACATGCCGAAACAGCACTGGCAATTGTAATACCATTGGGCTCCACACCTGATAAAAGCATCTCCCTCAATATATCAAAAGCTTGATGTATAAAACCCTTTTGAGTAAACCCAGAAATCATGGAAGTCCAAGTATACACATCAGGAGAAATCCCAAAAGTTTGCATCCTCCTCATTAAATCCCTTGCAATATCACAATGTCCTAACTGAATATAACTGGCAATCATTATGTTCCAAGTTAGCAAACAAGGTTCAACCCCTTCTTCCTGCATTGCATTAAAATATTTCCTAGCTTGCTCAATCTCACCATTCTGGCAACACCCTGTTATGATTGCATTCCAGGTCACGCTGTTCCTCTTGTCCAAACTCTCGAAGAACTTCTTTGCATAACTCATCTCCCCACACTTTGCATACACGGCAAGAATTGAATTGCTCACTCGCAGAGCGCACTGCATCCCATGCCGGATCACAATCGAATGTATCAGCCTCACAGTCTCGAAATCCCTACACTTCCCACATGCCTGTAGAATCTTTGGTATCAGAAACTCATCCGGCAAGAACCCATCTTGCAGCATGTCATAGAACAGCCCCACAACTTCCTCCCAATCACACTCTCTCAAGCACGCACCAATCATAGCAGACCAAGTGAACAAGTTCCTCTCACGCATTTCATCGAACACCTTACGTGCCTCCTCCAAAAACCCACATTTCGCATACATGCTCACCAGCTTGGTCTCCACAAAAGGGTCCAAATTTGTCACAATTCCTATCCTAGCATGCAATTCCCTACCCACCCATATGCAATCCCTGTCAATGCAGGACTGTAGAAGGTTAACGTACGTGATCGGTCTCACCTTGGAACCTTGCCGAGCCAGTGAGTCAAGAATTGCTACAGCATCAGTTAAGGGACCATTGATGCATAGCTGGTTCAATTGGGCTTCAATTGATTTTGGGTGTGAGTCTTTTGTGACAGAAACAAGGTTGGAACTTGCATGGAACCTTGTTTTTCTGTGGAACTCGAACTGGGTGGCACTGTAATGATACGAAGGGAGTGAAAGTCCACTTGGTCTATTGGGTATGATAATAAGATTCCTCTCCATTGATCCTCACTtctttgttttttccttttctttttttgggaATT
The Arachis stenosperma cultivar V10309 chromosome 7, arast.V10309.gnm1.PFL2, whole genome shotgun sequence genome window above contains:
- the LOC130941493 gene encoding jacalin-related lectin 3-like, whose translation is MEVSLNFDDSVKKPASHGPWGGSGGSHWDDGVYSGVRQLVIAHGTGIDSIQIEYDKKGSSIWSQKHGGSGGHKTDRVKLDYPDEFLTSVHGYYGSLNQWGPNFVRSLSFVSNKKSYGPFGVEQGTHFSVSASGTKIVGFHGKCDWYLDAIGVYMKPLKQPKPSKLLVQPQNQIASTNNFGGFSVIQGSVGETYDIVLAVRQKDNFGMLQSNNVPRKISHIKESKNTEHKEKVQEPESQTNNVPGKISHIKEYNNIEQKEKNMSLFQTAQLEKLPPKVAGVVKYKACGGTGGILFDDGCYTGIRQINLSRNVGIVWIRVLYDYEGESIWGYKQGGTGGFKTDKIVFDFPYEALTHISGYYGPMMYMGPIVIKSLTFHTSKRKYGPFGDEQGTYFTTKEKEGKVLGIHGRKGLFLDAIGVHVAEGKVIVPAATPPREITATKLMLAKPGAAEEVSCGVIKEPAPCGPGPWGGDGGRPWDDGVFSAIKQIYLTKDKEGICSIQIEYDRNKQSVWSVKHGGNGGDTMHRIKLEYPHEVLSCISGYYGSITKDEKHIIIKSLTFTTSRGQYGPYGEEVGKFFTSTTTEGKVVGLHGRSSFYLDAIGVHMQHWLGHQKASRSSLFKLF
- the LOC130941492 gene encoding pentatricopeptide repeat-containing protein At1g19720; its protein translation is MERNLIIIPNRPSGLSLPSYHYSATQFEFHRKTRFHASSNLVSVTKDSHPKSIEAQLNQLCINGPLTDAVAILDSLARQGSKVRPITYVNLLQSCIDRDCIWVGRELHARIGIVTNLDPFVETKLVSMYAKCGFLEEARKVFDEMRERNLFTWSAMIGACLRECDWEEVVGLFYDMLQDGFLPDEFLIPKILQACGKCRDFETVRLIHSIVIRHGMQCALRVSNSILAVYAKCGEMSYAKKFFESLDKRNSVTWNAIITGCCQNGEIEQARKYFNAMQEEGVEPCLLTWNIMIASYIQLGHCDIARDLMRRMQTFGISPDVYTWTSMISGFTQKGFIHQAFDILREMLLSGVEPNGITIASAVSACASVKSLYAGSEIHSLAMKLGLGDDLVVGNSLIDMYSKCGNLEAAQRVFDMMLERDVYSWNSIIGGYCQAGFCGKAHDLFMKMQESDSPPNVVTWNIMITGYMQNDDEDRALDLLQRIEKDGKVKRNAASWNAIISGYLQKGLLDKGLQIFRQMQSYHTSPNTVSMLSILPACANLVAANKVKEIHCCAVRRNFISEAYVSNIFIDTYAKSGNMMYARKIFDGLSSKDIISWNTLIAGYVLHGQSEFALDLYGQMRREGLEPSRGTFASIILAYSDVGMLDEGKHTFSSISEAYQIRPSLEHYYAMVYLLGRSGKLAEALEFIENMPIEPTSTIWAALFAASRCHRNFGLAILAGERMLELEPGNNLTQLLLSQAYYLCGKSWEAPKLTRLEKEKAVKIPLGQCWIERKNMVHTFVVGYQSKTYLDKLRSWLKRVAVNVNASISGNLPSIEEEDEEHGSIVHSEKLAFAFALLDSHHEGPQVLRIVKNLRMCRECHDTAKNLSLAYGCEIYLSDSNCLHHFKGGYCSCQDYW